A genomic window from Klebsiella quasipneumoniae subsp. quasipneumoniae includes:
- a CDS encoding arabinose ABC transporter substrate-binding protein, whose translation MHKFTKALAAIGLAAVMSQSAMAENLKLGFLVKQPEEPWFQTEWKFADKAGKDLGFDVIKIAVPDGEKTLNAIDSLAASGAKGFVICTPDPKLGSAIVAKARGYDMKVITVDDQFVNAKGKPMESVPLVMMAASEIGARQGQELYKEMQKRGWDVKDTAVMAITADELDTARRRTTGSIDALKAAGFPEAQIYRVPTKSNDIPGAFDAGNSMLVQHPQVKHWLIVGMNDNTVLGGVRATEGQGFKAPDVIGIGINGVDAVNELSKAQPTGFYGSLLPSPDIHGYKTSEMLYNWVTKGVEPPKFTAVTDVVLITRDNFKEELAKKGL comes from the coding sequence ATGCACAAATTTACTAAAGCGCTGGCGGCCATTGGTCTTGCAGCGGTTATGTCACAATCAGCTATGGCGGAAAACCTGAAATTGGGTTTTCTGGTGAAACAGCCGGAAGAGCCATGGTTCCAGACCGAGTGGAAATTTGCTGATAAAGCAGGAAAAGATTTAGGCTTTGACGTCATTAAAATTGCGGTGCCGGATGGTGAGAAAACCCTGAACGCCATCGATAGCCTGGCGGCCAGCGGCGCGAAGGGCTTTGTCATCTGTACCCCCGATCCTAAGCTCGGCTCGGCGATTGTCGCTAAGGCGCGCGGCTATGACATGAAGGTGATTACCGTCGATGACCAGTTCGTCAACGCCAAAGGTAAACCGATGGAGAGCGTGCCGCTGGTGATGATGGCGGCCAGCGAAATCGGCGCCCGCCAGGGGCAGGAGCTGTATAAAGAGATGCAGAAACGCGGCTGGGATGTCAAAGACACCGCGGTGATGGCCATCACCGCCGATGAGCTGGACACCGCCCGCCGTCGTACCACTGGCTCCATCGATGCCCTGAAGGCGGCCGGTTTCCCGGAAGCGCAAATCTACCGCGTTCCGACAAAATCTAACGATATCCCGGGGGCGTTTGACGCCGGTAACTCAATGCTGGTCCAGCACCCGCAGGTTAAACACTGGCTGATCGTTGGGATGAACGACAACACCGTGCTCGGCGGCGTGCGTGCCACTGAAGGCCAGGGCTTTAAAGCGCCGGATGTGATTGGCATTGGCATCAACGGCGTGGATGCCGTCAACGAACTGTCGAAGGCGCAGCCGACCGGCTTCTATGGCTCCCTGCTGCCAAGCCCGGATATTCATGGCTATAAAACCAGCGAAATGCTCTACAACTGGGTCACCAAGGGCGTTGAGCCGCCGAAGTTCACTGCGGTGACCGATGTGGTGCTGATTACCCGCGATAACTTCAAAGAAGAGCTGGCGAAAAAAGGGCTGTAA
- the araG gene encoding L-arabinose ABC transporter ATP-binding protein AraG, protein MQQSTPYLSFRGITMTFPGVKALSDISFDCYPGQIHALMGENGAGKSTLLKILSGNYIPTAGHLQIGGQQMAFTNTMAALNAGVAIIYQELHLIPEMTVAENIYLGQLPHRGGIVNRSLLNYEARLQLEHLGLDIDPETPLKYLSIGQWQMVEIAKALARNAKIIAFDEPTSSLSAREIDNLFRVIRELREEGRVIIYVSHRMEEIFALSDAITVFKDGRYVCTFDDMPSVSHDALVQAMVGRNLGDIYGWKPRPYGEERLRLEEVKAPGVRTPVSLSVRSGEIVGLFGLVGAGRSELMKGLFGGTRITSGQVYIDGQPVDIRKPAQAIQAGMMLCPEDRKAEGIIPVHSVRDNINISARRKHIHAGCLINNAWEADNADQHIQSLNIKTPGPEQLIMNLSGGNQQKAILGRWLSEEMKVILLDEPTRGIDVGAKHEIYNVIYGLAASGVAVVFASSDLPEVLGVADRIVVMREGQVAGELLHEEANEQQALSLAMPKVSQAVA, encoded by the coding sequence ATGCAACAGTCTACCCCTTATCTCTCATTTCGCGGCATCACCATGACGTTCCCTGGCGTAAAGGCCTTGTCCGATATCAGTTTTGACTGCTACCCAGGACAGATCCACGCGCTGATGGGCGAAAATGGCGCAGGCAAATCGACGCTGCTGAAAATCCTCAGCGGTAACTACATCCCCACCGCGGGCCACCTGCAGATCGGCGGTCAGCAGATGGCGTTCACCAATACGATGGCGGCGCTCAACGCCGGCGTGGCGATTATCTATCAGGAACTGCATCTGATCCCGGAGATGACCGTCGCCGAAAATATCTATCTTGGCCAGCTGCCGCACAGAGGCGGTATCGTCAACCGCTCGCTGCTCAACTACGAGGCCCGCCTGCAGCTTGAGCATCTGGGGCTGGATATCGACCCGGAGACGCCGCTGAAGTATCTCTCCATTGGCCAGTGGCAGATGGTGGAGATTGCCAAAGCGCTGGCGCGTAACGCCAAAATTATCGCCTTCGATGAACCGACCAGTTCGCTCTCCGCCCGGGAGATCGACAACCTGTTTCGCGTTATCCGCGAGCTACGGGAGGAGGGGCGAGTCATCATCTATGTTTCACACCGGATGGAAGAAATTTTTGCCCTCAGCGATGCCATCACCGTCTTTAAAGATGGCCGCTACGTCTGCACCTTTGATGATATGCCGAGCGTCAGCCACGACGCGCTGGTTCAGGCGATGGTGGGACGCAATCTGGGGGATATTTACGGCTGGAAACCTCGCCCCTACGGCGAAGAGCGGCTGCGTCTGGAGGAGGTGAAGGCCCCGGGCGTGCGCACGCCGGTCAGCCTCTCGGTGCGCAGTGGCGAAATCGTCGGCCTGTTTGGGCTGGTGGGCGCCGGGCGCAGCGAACTGATGAAAGGTCTGTTCGGCGGGACGCGGATCACCAGCGGTCAGGTGTATATCGATGGCCAGCCCGTCGACATACGCAAACCGGCCCAGGCCATCCAGGCCGGGATGATGCTGTGCCCGGAAGATCGGAAAGCGGAGGGGATTATTCCGGTTCACTCCGTGCGCGACAACATCAATATCAGCGCCCGGCGCAAGCATATCCACGCCGGGTGCCTGATCAACAACGCCTGGGAGGCGGACAACGCCGATCAGCATATCCAGTCGCTGAACATTAAAACGCCGGGCCCGGAACAGCTGATCATGAACCTGTCTGGCGGCAACCAGCAGAAAGCGATCCTGGGCCGCTGGCTGTCGGAAGAGATGAAGGTGATCCTGCTCGATGAGCCCACCCGCGGTATCGATGTCGGCGCCAAACATGAAATTTACAACGTGATATATGGCCTCGCCGCCTCCGGTGTCGCCGTGGTATTTGCCTCCAGCGACCTGCCGGAAGTGCTGGGCGTCGCCGACCGCATCGTGGTGATGCGTGAAGGGCAAGTCGCCGGCGAACTGCTGCATGAAGAAGCCAATGAACAGCAGGCGTTAAGCCTTGCGATGCCAAAAGTGAGTCAGGCTGTCGCCTGA
- the araH gene encoding L-arabinose ABC transporter permease AraH, with translation MSSVTTSGATRSAFSFARIWDQFGMLVVFAVLFIGCVIFVPNFASFVNMKGLGLAISMSGMVACGMLFCLASGDFDLSVASVIACAGVTTAVVINLSESLWLGIAAGLLLGAISGLVNGFVIARLKINALITTLATMQIVRGLAYIISDGKAVGIEDERFFTLGYANWFGLPAPIWLTVACLVVFGLLLNKTTFGRNTLAIGGNEEAARLAGVPVVRTKIIIFVLSGLVSAAAGIILASRMTSGQPMTSIGYELIVISACVLGGVSLKGGIGKISYVVAGILILGTVENAMNLLNISPFSQYVVRGVILLAAVIFDRYKQKAKRAA, from the coding sequence ATGTCATCAGTGACTACGTCCGGCGCTACCCGCTCTGCCTTTAGCTTTGCCCGTATCTGGGATCAGTTTGGCATGCTGGTGGTGTTTGCGGTGCTGTTTATCGGCTGCGTAATTTTTGTGCCTAACTTTGCCTCATTCGTCAATATGAAGGGGCTGGGGCTGGCGATCTCGATGTCCGGGATGGTGGCCTGCGGTATGCTCTTCTGCCTGGCCTCCGGCGATTTCGACCTGTCGGTGGCGTCGGTTATCGCCTGTGCCGGGGTCACTACCGCGGTGGTGATTAACCTGAGCGAAAGCCTGTGGCTGGGGATTGCCGCCGGTCTGCTGCTGGGGGCGATCAGTGGCCTGGTCAACGGCTTTGTCATTGCCCGGCTGAAGATCAACGCCCTGATCACCACGCTGGCCACTATGCAGATTGTCCGCGGCCTGGCCTACATTATCTCCGACGGTAAAGCGGTGGGGATCGAAGATGAACGCTTCTTCACCCTCGGTTACGCCAACTGGTTTGGTCTGCCGGCGCCGATCTGGCTGACGGTCGCCTGCCTGGTGGTTTTCGGATTATTACTAAACAAAACCACCTTTGGCCGTAATACGCTGGCTATAGGCGGCAATGAAGAGGCGGCGCGTCTGGCCGGTGTTCCTGTGGTGCGCACCAAGATTATTATCTTTGTGCTCTCCGGTCTGGTATCGGCCGCGGCGGGAATTATCCTGGCGTCGCGGATGACCAGCGGCCAGCCGATGACCTCGATTGGCTATGAGCTGATTGTTATTTCGGCCTGTGTGCTGGGCGGGGTATCGCTGAAGGGCGGGATCGGCAAGATCTCCTACGTGGTGGCCGGGATCCTGATCCTCGGGACCGTGGAGAACGCGATGAACCTGCTGAACATCTCGCCGTTCTCACAATACGTCGTGCGCGGGGTCATCCTGCTGGCGGCGGTAATTTTTGACCGCTACAAACAAAAAGCCAAACGTGCGGCCTGA
- the otsB gene encoding trehalose-phosphatase, whose translation MDNQISVPPALTGNYAFFFDLDGTLADIQPHPDQVVIPDNTLQALNALARQQGGAVALISGRSMSELDALTHPWRLPLAGVHGAERRDINGKTYIVSLPSALRDEIAAELTSALQALPGCELESKEMAFALHYRQAPQQQSAVLELAQRIVQRYPLLALQLGKCVVEIKPRGVNKGEAITAFMQEAPFAGREPVFVGDDLTDEAGFSVVNQLQGMSIKVGAGETQAHWRLADAAAVRTWLQHLAYDAQTERRDDHESFSRSL comes from the coding sequence GTGGATAACCAGATATCTGTACCGCCTGCGCTAACCGGAAACTACGCTTTTTTCTTTGACCTCGACGGTACTCTTGCCGATATCCAGCCGCACCCCGATCAGGTGGTGATACCCGACAACACGCTGCAGGCGCTCAACGCGCTGGCCCGGCAGCAGGGCGGGGCGGTGGCATTGATTTCAGGGCGCTCAATGTCTGAACTTGACGCGCTAACCCATCCCTGGCGGCTACCGCTGGCCGGTGTTCACGGGGCTGAACGCCGTGATATCAATGGTAAAACCTATATTGTCTCTCTGCCGTCGGCTCTGCGCGATGAAATCGCGGCTGAGCTGACCTCGGCGTTGCAGGCGCTCCCCGGGTGCGAGCTGGAGAGTAAAGAGATGGCCTTCGCGCTCCACTACCGCCAGGCGCCGCAGCAGCAGAGCGCGGTGCTGGAGCTGGCGCAGCGCATCGTTCAGCGCTACCCGCTGCTGGCGTTACAGCTTGGCAAGTGCGTAGTGGAGATTAAACCCCGCGGTGTCAACAAAGGGGAGGCGATCACCGCCTTCATGCAGGAAGCGCCGTTTGCCGGTCGCGAACCGGTTTTTGTCGGCGATGATTTGACCGACGAAGCGGGATTCAGCGTGGTTAATCAACTGCAGGGAATGTCGATAAAAGTGGGCGCCGGGGAAACCCAGGCGCACTGGCGGTTGGCGGATGCCGCCGCCGTAAGGACGTGGTTGCAACATCTGGCGTATGACGCGCAAACCGAAAGGAGGGATGACCATGAGTCGTTTAGTCGTAGTCTCTAA
- the otsA gene encoding alpha,alpha-trehalose-phosphate synthase yields the protein MSRLVVVSNRIALPDDKKSSAGGLAVGILGALKAAGGLWFGWSGEIGDDQQPLKQVSRGNISWASFNLNERDHDEYYNQFSNAVLWPAFHYRLDLVSFQREAWEGYQRVNAMLADKLLPLIEPDDTLWIHDYHLLPFASELRKRGVNNRIGFFLHIPFPTPEIFNALPPHAELLEQLCDYDLLGFQTESDRTAFLDSIAMQTRLSDLGDKRYQAWGKAFSTEVYPIGIDPDEITRNAKGPLPPKLVQLKNELKNVKNIFSVERLDYSKGLPERFLAYETLLEKYPQHHGKIRYTQIAPTSRGDVQAYQDIRHQLETASGRINGQFGQLGWTPLYYLNQHFDRKLLMKVFRYSDVGLVTPLRDGMNLVAKEYVAAQDPDNPGVLVLSQFAGAAQELTSALIVNPYDRDEVAAALDRALSMPLAERIARHSAMLDVIRENDIHNWQARFVDDLQHISPRSEESRLRGKIATFPKLA from the coding sequence ATGAGTCGTTTAGTCGTAGTCTCTAACCGTATCGCCTTACCGGACGATAAAAAATCGAGCGCTGGCGGTCTGGCCGTCGGCATCCTGGGGGCACTGAAAGCGGCAGGGGGTCTGTGGTTTGGCTGGAGCGGCGAAATTGGCGATGACCAGCAACCGCTGAAGCAGGTCTCCCGCGGAAATATTTCATGGGCGTCGTTCAACCTTAATGAACGTGACCATGATGAATACTACAACCAGTTCTCTAATGCCGTGCTGTGGCCGGCGTTCCATTATCGTCTTGATCTGGTCAGCTTCCAGCGCGAAGCCTGGGAGGGATATCAGCGAGTTAACGCCATGCTGGCGGACAAGCTTCTGCCGCTGATCGAGCCAGACGATACGCTGTGGATCCATGATTACCATCTGCTGCCCTTCGCCAGCGAACTGCGCAAGCGTGGGGTCAACAACCGGATCGGCTTCTTTTTGCATATTCCGTTCCCGACGCCGGAGATTTTTAACGCGCTACCGCCGCACGCTGAGCTGCTGGAGCAACTGTGCGATTACGACCTGTTGGGCTTCCAGACTGAAAGCGACAGAACCGCGTTTCTTGACAGCATTGCCATGCAGACCCGACTCTCCGACCTCGGAGACAAACGCTATCAGGCGTGGGGTAAGGCGTTCAGCACTGAGGTTTATCCGATAGGGATCGATCCGGACGAGATTACGCGCAATGCCAAAGGTCCGCTGCCGCCGAAACTGGTCCAGCTGAAAAACGAGCTCAAAAACGTGAAGAATATCTTCTCGGTGGAGCGGCTTGACTACTCGAAAGGGTTGCCGGAGCGGTTCCTCGCCTATGAGACGCTGCTCGAGAAGTATCCTCAGCATCACGGCAAGATCCGTTATACCCAGATCGCACCGACCTCCCGCGGCGATGTGCAGGCCTATCAGGATATCCGCCACCAGCTGGAAACTGCATCCGGGCGCATCAATGGCCAGTTTGGCCAGCTTGGCTGGACCCCGCTCTACTACCTGAACCAGCATTTTGATCGTAAGCTGCTGATGAAGGTCTTCCGCTACTCTGACGTCGGCCTGGTGACGCCCCTGCGCGATGGTATGAACCTGGTGGCGAAGGAATACGTGGCGGCGCAGGATCCGGATAACCCTGGCGTACTGGTCCTGTCGCAGTTTGCCGGCGCGGCGCAGGAGCTGACCAGCGCCCTGATCGTCAACCCCTACGATCGCGACGAGGTTGCCGCCGCGCTGGATCGCGCCCTTAGCATGCCGCTGGCGGAACGTATTGCCCGTCATTCTGCGATGCTGGACGTGATCAGAGAAAATGATATTCATAACTGGCAGGCGCGTTTTGTCGACGATCTGCAGCATATTTCACCGCGCAGTGAGGAGAGCCGCCTGCGGGGGAAGATAGCCACGTTCCCTAAACTGGCCTAG
- the uspC gene encoding universal stress protein UspC, whose product MPYSHLLVAVAPTPESQVLIKKAVSIARPVNAKVSFITLATDPELYNQFAAPMMENLREVMQEETRDFLNELARHADYPIEKMTIACGELGHHIKDFCRSHQVDLVICGNHNHSLFSRATCSAKNIVGSCGVDVLLVSLEKG is encoded by the coding sequence ATGCCTTATTCACATCTGCTGGTTGCCGTCGCGCCAACGCCGGAGAGTCAGGTATTAATTAAAAAAGCGGTGTCGATTGCCCGGCCCGTGAACGCGAAAGTGAGCTTTATCACCCTCGCCACGGATCCGGAGCTGTATAACCAGTTCGCTGCGCCGATGATGGAAAATCTGCGCGAGGTGATGCAGGAAGAGACGCGTGATTTTCTCAACGAGCTGGCGCGTCACGCGGACTACCCGATAGAAAAAATGACCATCGCCTGCGGCGAACTGGGCCATCATATTAAGGACTTCTGCCGGTCGCACCAGGTCGATCTGGTGATCTGCGGCAATCATAACCATTCCCTTTTTTCGCGCGCCACCTGCTCGGCGAAAAATATCGTCGGCAGCTGCGGCGTCGATGTCCTGCTGGTTTCCCTTGAAAAGGGCTAA
- a CDS encoding MFS transporter, with protein sequence MKTRKIGLANYLAYGAGDFLGAGTTALTAAWLLYFYTTFCGLSPIEATLIFASARVLDAVVSPLMGFLTDNFGTTWLGKRFGRRKFFILLGIPCVFSYSAMWVGEMGFWYYLITYLLFDMVYTMILVPYETLVPEMTDDFKQKTKFSGARISMAQMSAILASFLPGILLTWLGKDNASSFFYASLVFSVLCAVMLTFVWCFTWERPREAWSEAALRAEAEKQNLTLAQSLNRLVIELSSTLRIKIFRQHLGMYLGGYIAQDVFNAVFTYYVVFVLMQEASVASNLLGTMAIFQFIAVIAMIPLCIRFGPAPSYRMVVVLFGLSSLSYALLYYAGLSDVYSLLLLISAVAGLGRGGINYVPWNTYTYIADVDEAITGQRREGIFAGIMTLTRKASQAGAVMLVGIIMQLSGFVSGQKIQPEGVSHTILLILSVGTLVVLACGFLVSLRFKLNLHTHSVLRSETLRMRESGHAQPELTSAEHRAVVEMLAGMPYDCLWGNNNIGYLNRHKPAAPALTQGGALNSTYTRG encoded by the coding sequence ATGAAAACACGAAAGATTGGACTGGCTAACTACCTGGCCTACGGCGCGGGCGATTTCCTCGGCGCCGGCACCACGGCGCTAACCGCCGCATGGCTGCTCTACTTTTACACCACCTTCTGCGGACTCTCTCCGATAGAAGCCACGCTGATATTCGCTTCCGCCCGCGTACTGGATGCGGTGGTGAGCCCGCTGATGGGCTTTCTCACCGATAATTTCGGCACCACCTGGCTCGGCAAGCGCTTCGGCCGCAGAAAATTCTTTATTCTGCTCGGCATCCCATGCGTATTCAGCTACTCGGCGATGTGGGTTGGCGAGATGGGCTTCTGGTACTACCTGATCACCTATCTGCTGTTTGATATGGTCTACACCATGATTCTGGTGCCCTACGAGACGCTGGTGCCGGAGATGACCGATGACTTTAAACAGAAAACCAAATTCTCCGGCGCGCGCATCTCAATGGCGCAAATGTCGGCGATTTTAGCCTCCTTTCTGCCGGGGATCCTCCTTACCTGGCTCGGCAAAGACAATGCCAGCTCGTTCTTTTATGCCAGTCTGGTGTTCTCGGTCCTGTGCGCGGTGATGCTGACCTTCGTCTGGTGTTTCACCTGGGAGCGTCCGCGTGAGGCCTGGTCAGAGGCGGCGCTGCGGGCGGAAGCGGAAAAACAGAACTTAACCCTCGCCCAGAGCCTCAATCGCCTGGTGATTGAGCTGAGCTCCACGCTGCGGATAAAAATCTTCCGCCAGCACCTCGGCATGTATCTGGGGGGCTATATCGCCCAGGACGTTTTCAATGCCGTGTTCACCTATTACGTGGTCTTTGTTCTGATGCAGGAGGCCTCTGTCGCCTCGAATCTGCTGGGGACGATGGCGATTTTCCAGTTTATCGCCGTGATCGCCATGATCCCGCTGTGCATTCGCTTTGGCCCCGCGCCGTCGTACCGCATGGTGGTGGTCCTCTTTGGCCTGAGCTCGCTCTCCTATGCGCTGCTCTATTACGCCGGACTGAGCGACGTCTATTCGTTATTGCTGCTCATCTCTGCTGTCGCCGGACTGGGACGCGGCGGGATTAACTACGTACCGTGGAATACCTACACCTATATTGCCGACGTCGACGAAGCGATCACCGGCCAGCGCCGGGAGGGGATTTTTGCCGGCATCATGACGCTGACCCGCAAAGCCTCGCAGGCGGGGGCGGTGATGCTGGTGGGCATCATCATGCAGCTGTCGGGGTTTGTCTCCGGGCAAAAAATACAGCCTGAAGGGGTCAGCCATACCATTTTGCTGATCCTCAGCGTCGGCACGCTGGTGGTCTTAGCCTGCGGCTTCCTCGTTTCGCTGCGCTTCAAACTCAATCTGCATACCCACAGCGTCCTGCGCAGCGAAACCCTAAGAATGCGCGAAAGCGGTCACGCCCAGCCGGAACTGACCAGTGCAGAACACCGCGCGGTCGTCGAGATGCTGGCGGGGATGCCCTACGACTGCCTGTGGGGAAATAACAATATTGGCTACCTGAATCGTCATAAACCTGCTGCCCCGGCGCTCACCCAGGGCGGCGCTTTGAATTCGACATATACCCGAGGTTAA
- a CDS encoding glycoside hydrolase family 105 protein — protein sequence MKVWPVKHSPLLCQPERFIARSELQALIRNVTQNLVNIKDESGQFLLRLDDGRVIDTKGWAGWEWTHGVGLYGIYQYYQQTGDLEMRDIIDRWFADRFAEGATTKNVNTMAPFLTLACRFEETGCKAYLPWLESWAEWAMYEMPRTEQGGMQHITLAEENHQQMWDDTLMMTVLPLAKIGKLLHRPQYVEEATYQFLLHVQNLMDRETGLWFHGWSYDGRHNFARARWARGNSWLTMVIPDFLELVDLPEGNAVRRYLTEVLNAQIAALAKCQDDSGLWHTLLDDPHSYPEASATAGFAYGILKAVRKRYVGQHYAGVAEKAIRGIVQNISPQGELLQTSFGTGMGSDLDFYRQIPLTSMPYGQAMAILCLTEYLRKYF from the coding sequence ATGAAAGTTTGGCCGGTAAAACATAGCCCATTACTCTGTCAGCCTGAGCGTTTTATCGCCCGTAGCGAACTGCAGGCGCTCATCCGCAACGTGACGCAAAACCTGGTGAATATTAAGGATGAGAGCGGGCAATTTTTACTGCGCCTGGATGACGGGCGCGTTATTGATACCAAAGGCTGGGCCGGCTGGGAGTGGACCCACGGCGTCGGGCTGTATGGCATCTATCAGTATTATCAGCAAACCGGCGATCTCGAGATGCGCGATATTATTGACCGCTGGTTTGCCGACCGTTTCGCCGAGGGGGCAACGACCAAAAACGTCAACACCATGGCGCCGTTCCTGACCCTGGCCTGTCGCTTTGAAGAGACCGGATGTAAGGCGTATCTGCCGTGGCTGGAGAGCTGGGCGGAGTGGGCAATGTATGAGATGCCTCGTACCGAGCAGGGCGGCATGCAGCACATCACCCTGGCGGAAGAAAACCACCAGCAAATGTGGGATGACACCCTGATGATGACCGTGTTGCCGTTAGCCAAAATTGGCAAGCTGCTTCACCGTCCGCAGTATGTGGAGGAGGCGACCTATCAGTTCCTGCTCCACGTGCAGAACCTGATGGACCGGGAAACCGGGCTGTGGTTTCACGGCTGGAGCTATGACGGTCGGCATAATTTTGCCCGGGCGCGCTGGGCGCGGGGCAACAGCTGGCTCACTATGGTGATCCCGGATTTTCTTGAGTTAGTGGATCTCCCGGAAGGGAATGCGGTACGGCGCTATCTGACCGAGGTGCTGAACGCGCAAATTGCCGCCTTAGCGAAATGTCAGGACGACAGCGGCCTGTGGCATACCCTGCTGGACGACCCGCACTCTTATCCAGAGGCCTCGGCGACCGCCGGCTTTGCCTACGGCATACTCAAAGCGGTGCGCAAGCGATATGTCGGGCAGCACTATGCCGGGGTGGCTGAAAAAGCGATTCGCGGAATTGTGCAGAATATTTCGCCGCAGGGGGAGCTGCTGCAGACTTCCTTTGGCACCGGAATGGGGTCAGACCTTGATTTCTATCGCCAGATCCCGCTCACCTCGATGCCCTACGGCCAGGCGATGGCGATCCTCTGTCTGACCGAGTATCTGCGCAAGTATTTCTGA
- the argS gene encoding arginine--tRNA ligase yields MNIQALLSEKVSQALIAAGAPADCEPQVRQSAKVQFGDYQANGVMAVAKKLGMAPRQLAEQVLSHLDLNGIASKVEIAGPGFINIFLDPAFLADNVNRALQSERLGVATPQVQTIVVDYSAPNVAKEMHVGHLRSTIIGDASVRTLEFLGHKVIRANHVGDWGTQFGMLIAYLEKQQQENAGEMALADLEGFYREAKKHYDEDEAFAERARSYVVKLQGGDEYFLQMWRKLVDITMSQNQITYDRLNVTLTRDDVMGESLYNPMLPGIVADLKAKGLAVESEGATVVFLDEYKNKEGEPMGVIIQKKDGGYLYTTTDIACAKYRYETLHADRVLYYIDSRQHQHLMQAWTIVRKAGYVPDSVPLEHHMFGMMLGKDGKPFKTRAGGTVKLADLLDEALERARRLVAEKNPEMSADELENLAKVVGIGAVKYADLSKNRTTDYVFDWDNMLAFEGNTAPYMQYAYTRVLSVFRKAGIDENALTDAPVVIAEDREAQLAARLLQFEETLSVVAREGTPHVMCAYLYDLAGLFSGFYEHCPILSAESEATRNSRLKLALLTAKTLKLGLDTLGIETVERM; encoded by the coding sequence GTGAATATTCAGGCTCTTCTCTCAGAAAAAGTTAGCCAGGCCCTGATCGCGGCAGGCGCGCCTGCCGATTGCGAACCTCAGGTCCGCCAGTCAGCAAAAGTTCAGTTCGGTGACTATCAGGCCAACGGCGTGATGGCTGTCGCCAAAAAGCTGGGCATGGCGCCGCGACAACTTGCAGAGCAGGTACTGTCTCATCTTGACCTCAACGGCATTGCCAGCAAGGTTGAAATCGCCGGGCCGGGCTTTATCAATATTTTCCTCGACCCCGCGTTCCTGGCGGACAACGTCAACCGCGCGCTGCAGTCAGAACGCCTGGGCGTCGCCACGCCGCAGGTACAGACCATCGTCGTCGACTACTCGGCGCCAAACGTGGCGAAAGAGATGCACGTCGGCCATCTGCGTTCGACCATCATTGGCGATGCCTCGGTCCGTACCCTGGAGTTCCTGGGCCATAAGGTGATCCGCGCCAACCACGTCGGCGACTGGGGCACCCAGTTCGGCATGCTGATCGCGTATCTGGAAAAACAGCAGCAGGAAAACGCCGGCGAGATGGCCCTGGCCGACCTCGAAGGTTTTTATCGCGAAGCGAAAAAACACTACGACGAAGACGAAGCCTTCGCCGAGCGCGCGCGCAGCTACGTGGTTAAGCTGCAGGGCGGCGATGAGTACTTCCTGCAGATGTGGCGTAAGCTGGTGGACATCACCATGTCGCAGAACCAGATCACCTACGATCGCCTGAATGTGACGCTGACCCGCGATGACGTGATGGGCGAAAGCCTGTACAACCCGATGCTGCCGGGGATCGTCGCCGATCTGAAAGCCAAAGGGCTGGCCGTGGAGAGCGAAGGCGCCACCGTGGTGTTTCTTGATGAGTATAAAAACAAAGAAGGCGAACCGATGGGCGTCATCATCCAGAAAAAGGATGGCGGCTACCTCTATACCACTACCGATATCGCCTGTGCGAAGTATCGCTATGAAACACTGCACGCCGACCGCGTGCTCTACTACATCGACTCCCGTCAGCACCAGCACCTGATGCAGGCGTGGACCATCGTGCGTAAAGCAGGCTATGTGCCGGACTCCGTGCCGCTGGAACACCATATGTTCGGCATGATGCTGGGTAAAGACGGCAAGCCGTTTAAAACCCGCGCCGGCGGCACCGTGAAGCTGGCGGATCTGCTGGACGAAGCGCTGGAGCGCGCGCGTCGCCTGGTGGCCGAGAAGAACCCGGAGATGTCCGCTGATGAGCTGGAAAATCTGGCGAAAGTGGTGGGTATCGGCGCGGTGAAATACGCCGACCTGTCGAAAAACCGCACCACCGACTACGTTTTCGACTGGGATAATATGCTGGCGTTCGAAGGCAACACCGCGCCGTATATGCAGTATGCCTATACCCGCGTGCTCTCCGTGTTCCGCAAAGCCGGCATTGACGAAAACGCCCTCACCGACGCGCCGGTGGTGATTGCGGAAGATCGCGAAGCCCAGCTGGCCGCGCGCCTGCTGCAGTTTGAAGAGACCCTCTCCGTGGTCGCTCGCGAAGGGACGCCGCACGTGATGTGCGCCTACCTCTACGATCTGGCGGGCCTGTTCTCCGGTTTCTACGAGCACTGCCCGATCCTCAGCGCGGAAAGCGAAGCGACCCGCAACAGCCGCCTGAAGCTGGCGCTGTTGACGGCGAAAACCCTCAAGCTGGGTCTCGATACCCTCGGTATCGAAACCGTCGAGCGTATGTAA